Part of the Maridesulfovibrio sp. genome, GCCGCAGAGGCTCCTGCCGAACCCAAGCCCAAGCCCGAGCCCAAGCCCGAGCCTAAGCCGGAACCTAAGCCCGAGCCTAAGCCTGAGCCTAAGCCGGAACCTAAGCCCGAGCCTAAACCGGAGCCTAAGCCCGCACCTAAGCCTGAGCCCAAGCCCGCACCTAAGCCGGAAGCGAAGCCTGCTCCTAAAGCCGCTGCCAAGCCTGCAGCGAAGCCTGCTGCAAAACCGAAGCCTAAACCTGCAGCCGGTGCTCCGGTCAAGAGTTCCAAGCCTAAGGCCATGTCTACCATCAGGGTTGACCACCAGAAGCTTGACCATCTTATGAACCTGATCGGAGAGCTTATCATCAGCAGGGGGCGTTATACCATGCTTGCCCGCGGTCTTGAGGAAGGACACCTTGAGGTTCCGGTTGTTGCCCAGCAGCTGACTGAAACAACATACGCTCTGTCCAGAATCTCTGATGACCTGCAGGACACCATCATGAAGGTCCGCATGGTCGCTGTTCAGACTGTATTTTCGAGATTTCCGCGTTTGGTTCGCGACCTTAGCCGTAAGAGCGGCAAGCGGGTCGAGTTGATAACCGAAGGCGAAGAGACTGAACTCGATAAGAGTGTTGTCGAGGAAATCGGCGATCCTCTTGTCCACTTGATCAGGAACTCTGTCGACCATGGCCTTGAGCCGGAAGAAGAGCGCATCGCTAACGGAAAAACCCCTCAGGGGCATGTCTGGCTGCGCGCTTATCACAAGGGTAACTCTGTTGCCATTGAGGTTGAGGATGATGGACGCGGAATTGATCCTGAAAAGATGCGTAATGTCGCTATCAAGAAAGGGGTTATTTCTCCGGAAGAAGCCCGTAACCTTGATGACCGCGAAGCTATTGAACTGATTTTCGCTCCGGGATTCTCCTCCGCCGAAAAGGTTACCGACATTTCCGGTCGAGGCGTGGGAATGGATGTTGTACGTAACAACATCAAGGACCTTAAAGGTAGTGTCCACATTTCCTCCGAAGTTGGTAAGGGCTCCAAATTTACCCTTACCCTGCCGCTGACCCTGGCGATTATTGATGCGCTTATGGTTCAGATTAACGGTGCAAACTACGCCATTCCTCTTGATGCGGTTTCTGAAACCACTAAGATTGAGGCGGAAAGGCTTACTGAAGTCAACAACCGTAAAGCAGTTACCCTGCGCGGTGAGGTGCTTGGTATTGCCGAGCTTGCCGAACTTCTTGAACAGCCGGTCAGCGATCCTGACCGCGAGGTTTTGCCTGTTGTTATTGTCCATGACAATGACCGTCGCCTCGGATTGGTTGTAGACAGACTTCTTGAGCGTCAGGAAATCGTTATTAAACCTCTCGGTAATTACCTCAACGGCTTTGATCTCAAAGGCGTATCAGGTGCTACCATTATGGGTGACGGTAGCGTTGTTCTTATCCTTGACCCCCATGAGATCTACAGTATGGCAACAGTTAAGAGCGGTAGTATTCAGTAGCTGTCAGTTACATAAAGTGAAAGTTAATCCCCCTGATGCTTATGCTTCAGGGGGATTTTTTTGCGCAGCAATAAAAAAGGCTTCTCCGATTAACGAAGAAGCCTTTTCCTGTTTGTATATTTGTAGCCTTAGGACAGGCTCAGATATAAGCTCATCGTCCCTGCCATGAGAGTTGCATGGGCGAGGATGACCAGAAGCGGAGCGAGAGCAAGGCCGATTTTGTGGCGCATGGGTGTTTCGCTTCTCCATGTTACTGTCCATACTGCACAGCAGAGGATGGTCAGCAGCAGGGAGGCCCCGAAGCTTATGGCTACGGGCAGGTTCTGATATAAAGTGGCAATGTTGGGACCGCAGATGTAGTAGATTACACCGCCTGAAGCAGCCAGCTGCAGCAGGGACGGGAATAATGCCCAGCGAGCAACCACCGGAAGCGAGAATTTATAGTAATCGCGACCGAAGTCGTCTTTGTTGCGGCGCAGTACCAGATAAAGGCCGGAAGCTGTGGCAGCAAAGGCAAGGGCCATGATCAGGTAGATTCCAGCCAGACAAAGTCCCGCCTTGCCGGGAAGTTGCTGGAAATGTGTGTAAAAAGGAACTGCCGGAACAGCAGGGGTAGGGCTTTCAATCTGCAGGGTGAAAAATCTCTGCATGATCACTGTGGCAACATGTATGGATGCAACACCTCCCAATGCGCCAATTGCGCCGAGCATGGTGTGCAGCGGTTTGCTTTTTTTAAGTTTTTTCCAGCTGTATTTATAAGGTATGAGGCCCGCCAGCGCGATTCCCAGAGTGATGTAAAACATCATAACCGGAGAAGCTGGGTTGATAAACCAGTCCTTAAGCCATGGCATTTGACGGCTGAAAAATGCGGCAGCACTTCCTAGGCAGATGGTAAAGAGTAGGTAGAGGACCAAAGTCAGTGTTGTTACCTGCTGGGCCAGTTTGTCGTAAAAAATCTTTTTGCGTGCCTTGGCCGTAATTTCAAGGATCACAGCCATGATCGGGGCACCGATAGCCGCAAGCGTGGCAAAGTCCACCAGAGCTTTGGGCAGCATCTGAGCACTCATCATTGCCGTGAGCCGAATAGGTTCCATGGGGATGTTCATATTTGCTTTCCTAAAATAAGGGTTTTAAAGACTTCTTTTGTGTGCACTTTTTGCCCTAAATTTGCACAGGACGCAAGGGGAGGGGGCGTCCATTATGTAAAAGGTTAGATATGCTTGCCAAATCTAATTAAGTGGCCTACTTTAATTTCGTTGAAACTTGAACCAAATTCACCAGTTAGATTCAACACGTCTTTCGGAGAATATTTGATGCAGTACTTACGAATCCTTCTTATTGTTGTTCTGGCCGTCGTTGTGAGCGGATGTTTTGCGGCAAAGCAGTCTGAAGAGCCTGTTAAGCCCGCATGGGGCGGTAGCGAAGAGTGGCGCCTTAAGAGTCTTGAAGAGAATTTTTTACATTTCAAGGAAGGAATGCGTCAACAGAATGATCTGATTGAAAGCAATCACAAAGACACCACTGCTCAAATTGAAAAGCTTCAGGAACGGATGACCGAACTGGACAGCACTCTTGCCGAGCTCAAGGAAAATCAGCAAAAGATGATGGCTATGAAGGTCGAACAGGAAATTCCTGCAGAAGAAACAGTAGTAGCCGAAGAAGTTGTCGTTGGCGGTAATAGCAGCAGCGAAGAAAAACCTTGGATGATTGTTCCCGGTGAAGCTGCAGCTACGCCCGCTTCGAGTCCTGCGGCTACTCCGAAACCTGTTTCTGCTTTAAGCGGAGATGCCCTGTATCAGGAAGGCGTGCGGCTGGTGATGAACGATAATCCTCTGAAGGCACGTGGACTGCTGGAGCAATATCTTGCCCAGAATCCTTCTTCCAATCTTGCTCCGAATGCTCTTTATTGGATTGGTGAAACATACTATTCTGAAAAGAGCTTTGCCCAGTCCATTCTTAAATTCAAGGAAGTTAGCAGGCGTTTTCCCAAGGCCGGGAAAGTCCCCGATGCCATGCTCAAGATCGGTTTGGCCTACGATAAGCTGGGTGACCGCGAGAATGCTGTTTTTTACCTGCGTACTCTGATTGAAGATTATCCTAAGTCTGCTCCTGCCAATATCGGCAGGGAACGTCTGCGTGCAATCGAAGGCTAGTACCTTCAGCGGCGTCCGTTGGTGAGTTCTCTTCAGGAAGAATATTTTGCATGTCTGGCCCTGCGCTATACGCCGGGGCTTGGGCCTAAATCATGGGGACCGATCCTCAAATATTATCCAACAGCTTACGAAGGTCTTAAGGACGCGGTAAACTGGCCTTCCCTTAAACTTGCTTCCGAAAAGAGCTCCAGAGCCGCAAAAAATGAAGAGTGGCGTTCCAAGGCTGAAAAAGAATACCGTGAGGCTATGCGTCTTGAATTTGGCATTCTGCCGTGGACGCATCCTCTATTCCCCGATCTTCTTAAAGAATTACCTGATCCTCCAACCTGCCTGTATTACTTCGGTGATCCGAAGCTGCTCTCCAATCCGGCTGTCGGTATTGTGGGCTCACGCAATAGCGGACGACTCGGAATGGAATATGCCGCAAGGCTTGCCGCGGATTTGTCAAGAAGCGGGATTACTGTCACTTCCGGCTTTGCAAAAGGTATAGATACCTGCGCTCATGAAGCTGCCTTGCACGGCGTAGGTTCAACAATAGCTGTACTTGGGACTGGTTTGGATTTTGATTCCTATCCGCCGGACAGTGACTGGCTGCGTAGAGGGGTGATTGAGTCCGGACTGATAATTTCTGAATTTCCGCCCGGAACAAAGCCTTTTGCCCGTAATTTTCCTTTTCGCAACCGGCTGATCAGCGGGTTGAGTGTAGGTGTTGTGGTTGTGGAGGCTGAAATTGCCAGCGGCAGTCTCGTTACAGCCCGTCTTGCCGGAGAGCAGGGCAGGGAAGTAATGGCTATGCCCGGTCCCAGCGGAGACAAAAGCTTTGCCGGATGTTTGAAATTGATTAAGGAAGGCGCAGCTCTTGTGGAAACCGCAGATGATGTATTACTGAACATCAGGCACGCCCTCGATATTGGGAATATTTCCGGGCAGAAGGCGGTTGCAGGGGCCGAGCGTAAGCTCCCTGTTAAAAGGGAGGACAAAGGCAGTCTGTCCAAACAGGTTGATGTTGCTGCCATAAGCAAACCTGCCGCGCCGATTATTGATATTAATTCCCTTGAACCGCCGGAGTCAGACATTGCTAAAGCTCTCCAAAGTGGGGGTAAGCTGCATATTGATGAGATCGCCCGTGCGGCGGGAATTGATGTTTCCGTGGCCGGAGCAGTTGTACTGAGCATGGAGGTCAAGGGAATGGTTGTGCGCTTTCCCGGCATGTATTATGATCTCCGGTGTTAACATGGGGCGGGTGTGTTTGAATTTTATTAGGAGAAGTCCGACTGATGCAGAAAATTCCGGTTAAACTTGCGGCTCCGGGCATGAAGCTTGCCAAGCCTGTAACCCGCGATAACGGTATGGTTGTTCTTGCCGAAGGGTTGGAGCTTACCGAAGGGATCATCCAGAAGCTGGAGTCCATGGACGTTGAGCGTATTGTAGTTAAAGGCAATCCCGTTAATATGGGGGACAACGACGATTCCTCGTGGTCCAAGAAGTCGGAACGACTCAACCATCTTTTCCGCCGCTATTCCAAAGACAAGTGGATGTTCCGGGTTAAAGGTTTTTTCAAGGAATATTTCGATCTCAAGGCTGCTGCTCAAAAGGCTGAAGAGGAAGCGGAAAGACTGGCTGAAGAGCAGGCCGCAGCTGAAGCCGCTGCAGCAGAAGAGGCAGCAGCAAACGGGGAGGGAGCATAGATGGTCGATCAGGATCTTAAAACCAGTGTAAAAGGTCAGATTCTTTCTACTTCCGACCTTCCTACCCTGCCTTCTGTGCTTGATGAGGTTACCAAGCTTGTAGATGACCCCAACTCATCAACCGAACAGGTCGCAAAAGTTATTTCACAGGATCAGGTACTTTCCGCAAAAGTCCTCAAAATGGTTAACTCGCCCATTTATGGCTTTCCGGGAAGGATCACCACCATTCAGCATGCCCTTGTTTTGCTCGGCCTGAACGTAATTCGCGGCATTATTATTTCTACCTCTGTCTTTGACATGATTCAGCAGGCCATGTCCGGTCTTTGGGAGCACAGCCTCGGTTGCGCCATGGCCAGTGGTGCAATTGCCAAGGCTGCAGGATTCGAAGATCCTGAAGAATTCACCGTGGCCGGATTGCTTCATGATCTCGGTAAAGTCGTTACTGCAGTGCAGCTGCCGGAACTCAATGAAGCAGTGCGTATGACTGTTAAGGAAAAAGACCTGACCTACTATGAGGCTGAACGCCAGATTCTCGGCTTCGGTCATGACCGCATCAACGCTTGGCTGGCCAGACATTGGCACCTTCCGCCCAATGTTCGTGAAGCCATGACTTATCACCATCATCCTGATCGTGCCCAGCATTACCAGCAGACTGCCGCAGTGGTTCATGTCGGTGATTTTATTGTTCGTCTTTTTGAATACGGAAACGGCGGAGATGATCAGATTGCGTATTTCAAGCCTGCGGCCATGAAGATATTGAAATTGAAAATGAAGGATCTTGAACCGGTCATGGATGAAGTATCCGATAAGTTCATGGAGATATCCGACCTGACCTTCTAGCTCTGTCTGTTATTTTTTTTGTAATTTTACGGAACGTGGTCCGCTTGAGCTTTGACGTCATCCAATGGTTGATGTTAAACGGTTGGCTATGGACAAGAATAAGGATCACGGCCTGTTGGGGCTGACAAAATATAAGGCTATTCTGGTTTCTCCGGATAATTCATTGCGCGACCTGCTATTTGAAATCTGGCCGCCGGATGTGCTTGAATTTACCTGCTATACTAAAGCCCGTGGGGCTGTAGAACATCTTTTCAATGATCCGCCGGACCTGCTCATTGTGGACAGCAGGGTGGAAGATGTCCCGGCGCAGGAATTGGCCCGTCTGGTTAAGAGTGAGAACGTCTACCGGCAGCTTCCGGTAATCATCTGTCTGGATGATACAGATCTTCAGCATTCATGGGATTGGAACAAGGTTGAGGTTGATGATTTTCTGGTTCGGCCTTTTTTCCTGCCTGTAGTCAGGGAAAGGGTTAACCTGACACTTTGCCGCGCTCTCCGTGCACTTGATGCCAACCCCTTGTCCAAGCTTCCGGGCAACACTTCCATTATCCAGAAGATTCAAAGTCTGATTGACCGCAAGCAGGATTTTGCTCTTGCCTATTGCGACCTTGATTACTTCAAGTCCTTTAACGATAAGTACGGCTTCTCCCGCGGCGATGAAGTCCTGATGATGAGTGCGCGCATTATCGTCAACACGGTTAAGAGTTTTGCAGGCGAGCAGACTTTTGTGGGGCACGTGGGTGGCGATGACTTTGTCGTCATTACTTCCCCGGATATTATTGAAGAAGTCTGCCAGCGCATAATTTTTTCATTCGACGGTATTGTTCCCAATTTTTATGACATGGAAGACCGCCAGCGCAAATCCATTGTTTCCAAGGACCGTCAGGGCAATACTCAGACTTTTCCCTTGATGGCAATTTCCATTGCTGTTGTTTTTAACATCAACGGAAAGATGAAGCATTTTGGTGAAGCTTCTGCCATTGCCATGGCACTTAAGAAGAAAGCCAAAGAAAACCCCAAGAGCAGCTATGTCCTCGACCGCAGGAATAATAAATAATCTTCCAGAACCTGTTCAGGTTTTTATGACGTATCTGGATGTGGAGAAACGGTCCTCCGCTGCCACTCTGCGTTCCTATACAAAAGACATTTCCCAGTTTGAGGAGTTTCTGGAGACCCGGAAAAGAACCCTTGCGACCCCCGAAAAGGTAACACCGGATCTGGTGCGTGCTTTTCTTGCCAAGCTGCATGGACAGCGTCTTGCCAAGTCGAGCATGTCGCGTAAACTTTCCTCGTTGCGTTCATTTTTCAAGTATATGACCAAGCATCGTTTTATTCAGAATGATCCCATGGTCGGAATCAGGAACCCTAAACAGGAAATTCGCCATCCCCGTTCTTTAAATGTGGATCAGGCCATAAATTTAATGGATGCCCATGTGGGAGATGAACCTGCGGATAAGCGTGATCTGGCTTTGGCTGAGATGTTATATGGTTCCGGTCTGCGGGTAAGCGAGGCTATAACTCTTGACCTTTTTGATATAGATACCTCCAGCGGAGTGGTTCGTGTTTCCGGTAAAGGGAACAAGGAGCGGCTTTCCCCCTTGAGTGATGCGGCCTGCAGGGCTGTGAATGATTATCTGGCAGTTCGTGCCGAGCTTGGACCTGCCCTTGAGGAGCAGGCTTTGTTTGTGGGAAATCGTGGCGGGCGTATCAACCGCAGGCAGGTAAACCGAATTTTGGCCCGTATGGCCGAGGGAGCTGGACTGCATGAGGGAGTTCATCCGCATATGCTTAGGCATAGCTTTGCCTCGCATATGCTGCAGTCAGGGGCTGATATGCGGTCGGTGCAGGAACTTTTGGGGCATGAGCATCTTAGCACCACCCAGCGTTACACCCATTTGAACCTGCAGCAGATTATGAATGTTTATGATAAGGCCCATCCGCTGGCTGGGAACCAGTCGCCGGATTCAAGTGAGGATAAAAAGGAATAGATATTTGTAAATGAGTGTGTTAAGCAAAAGTTAACTTAACAATTTTTGGAGGATGTTTGATGAAAAAGCAGACCGCAGCGACAGTTACCAATGCAATCAATGATAAGAGTGAAGAAGCTCGTAAGGATGCTCTGTTTGAAATTCGCAGCCTGCGAAAGGATCTGGCCCAGCTTGAAAAAGAGCTGTCCTCCAAAAAAAATGAGATAGAAGATCCTGCTTTTGATCTTGTTCACAGTGCTTTTGAAATTTTCCGCCACACTCAGGTTATGGCTGAGAACCGCAAACTGACCGTGCAGATTGACGAAAGTCTAGAGAAAGCATCGTTCAAGGATTATCTTGATTCAAAGGGGGCCCGGGTGCTTAAGAAGCCCGAAGGATGGCACTGGATATCCCCTCAGGGCGAAATGCATTATTTAGGTGAATCCAATGAGACTCAGGCTGCAGCGGAAAAATTGGAAGCTTTAATCTCCAAACGCAAGAATCCTGCTGCCAAGAAAGCAGCGCCTAAAAAGGCTGCTCCAAAAAAAGAAGCCGCTCCCAAAGAAGAGTCTAAGCAGGAAGAAAAGAGCGCGGCTGAGAAGAAATAAATTTTTGTTGCACAATATGAAAAGGGCGTTTCGCAAAATGCGAAACGCCCTTTTTTATTATCGTATGGAGAAGTCAGCTTAGCGTGCTACGGCGCGATCGAATTCAGCTTTGAGGTCCGAGATGAGCTGTTTAACAGAGATGATCTTTTCGGTTCTCCAAGCATTGGAGCCGGCAAAGGCAAAACCGTTTTTCAGCTTGCCGCGCTGGGCATTGATCAGGGCGGAGGCAATGCAGTAGGGGCTTTCCTCTACTTTGCAGCTCTTGATGCAATGGAACGGGCACTTGAAGGGAGACTTTTTGCCATCGGTTACCGCTTGCAGGAAGTCGTTTTTAACTGCTCTGCCGGGGAGTCCTACGGGACTCTGGATGATGGCCATGTCTTCTTTGGTGGAATTTACGTAAGCCTGTTTGAATTCTTCGTCAGCATCGCACTCGTGAGTGGCAACAAAGCGGGTTCCCATCTGGACTCCGGCAGCACCCATCTTGATGTACTTACTGATGTCCTCACCGGAATAAACACCGCCGGCAGCGATAACCGGGATGGTACGGCCAGCTTTTTCTTCGAAGGGCTTAACAGCCTTGATTACTTCGGGAAGGATGTTTTCGAGGGCGAATTTGGGATCGTTGAGCTGCTCGCGTTTGAAGCCGAGGTGGCCGCCTGCCATGGGGCCTTCAACTACGAATGCATCAGGCAGGTAGTCGAATTTGGAAATCCATTTCTTGCAGATAATGGAAGCTGCGCGACCGGAGGAAACAATGGGGACCAGCTTGGTCTTTGCTCCGTCGTGCAGGTATTTGGGCAGGTCGAGGGGCAGTCCGGCACCGGAAAAGATAACATCTGCGCCTTCTTTTACAGAGGTGCTGACCATGTCCGCGAAGTTGGACAGGGCAACCATGATGTTTACACCGAGGATACCGGAGGTCATTTCCTTGGCCTTGCGAATTTCTTCGGCCAGAGTTTCGATGTGTGCTTTTGCGTGATCCTTACCACCGTTTTTGTTGGTAAGGCCGATCATTGCAGCAGCAATAACGCCGATGCCGCCTTCTTTGGCAACTGCGGAAGCAAGACCGGAAAGGGAAATTCCCACTCCCATGCCGCCCTGAATGACGGGCACCTTTGCTACCAGATCACCAATCTTAAGCTGAGGAAGATTCATACTAAAGTTCTCCTATGACTTGTATATTTAAGAGTTGCCTCTGAATATTAAACAATACTGTCAGCAAAAACACTTTGTGGCAGGTATCTGAAAGATACATACAGCGGTGTATTTATTGTTTAGAGGCAGCTTTGAAGTCCGAGAAAAGTTTTTTCCTGTATGAGGTTTAAAGTCAAGTTCTTTTTGACTGTTACAGCTTGGTGACACAATGTATAAATGATGTTTTTGCAATGCAAAATACATACATTCTCTAGTGTATGTATTTCTCCACAATCATTTCAGCAAAGTACATGGAGCTAGTGAAGGCCGGTGAAATAGCGTTGAGTACGTGCACACTCTTTTTATCACTTTCCACTAAAAAGTCCATGACAAGTTCATTCCGTTTCAGATCTACAAGTTGCGGGCGGATACCCACTTTGGGCGAACTTTCAATGTCATCCGGGGAAAGTTCTTTGACCAAATCTTTGGCATCGTTAAAGAAACATTTGAAAAAGTATTTACGAGGTTCTTCAAATGCAACGGATCGGAATTTGGGATTTTTGAAAAAAAGGATGGCATCACGGAGCATTATGTCGAATGCTTCTTTGTCCAGCCCGCTGAGGATACCATAGTTCTCGCGCCCGAATGCAGGAATGGCGGTAGGGCCTAAGTAGACATCGCCGCTAGCACCGCGGGTGAAGTGGATGCCGAGAAAAGGATTCTTGATGTTGGGTACCGGATAGATACTACCCTTGATGGTGTGGGCCTTTTCTTTCTTTAATTTCTTGTAGATTCCTTTGAATGGAATCAGCTGGTAGCCTTCGCCAAACCCGAATGGGCGGGCCACTTGATCGCTATAGGCACCGGCTGCGTTTATGAAGAGACCGCAATTGATTTCTCCTTTGTCGGTAACTATAATATTATTACTTTTTGCAGTAATAAACTTAGTGTCGAGCATGAAGGATACTTTTCCACTTGATTCAAGATCATTGTACAAGGATTGCATTACTGCGCGAGGATCTACTACAGCAGTGTAATGTGAAAATAACGCTTCTTTTGTTGTTTTTGCATTGGGTTCTATTTCTGCAAGACGCTGTTCATCAATGATCTCAACCTTGGCGCCGTTGGCGGTGGCCCGTTTATATAGCTCATGCAGGGTGGGCAGCTCCTCTTCATTGCGGGCGACAATTACCTTGCCTGTTTCCAGCAGGGGCAGATTTTTATCACGGCAATACTCTTTCATCCTGAAGTTACCGGAAAGGCAGGATACAGCACGCAGGCTGCCAGGAGCATAGTAAATTCCGGCATGCAGGACTCCGCTGTTACGTCCTGAGGCATGCTTTGCAATCTCAGGTTCTTTATCGATGATCAGAATATCCTTATGCCCTCTGGAAATCAGTTCCCGTGCGACAGTAAGACCTACAATTCCAGCTCCGCAAATCATGATTTCAGCAGTTTTCATGTCTATATTCCTTTTCGTGTTGTGATTAAGGCATAGTCTTCAATAGAGCACTGCTAATGTCAAAGCATTAAAATGCAGGTCTATCAGCTCCCGCAGGCTTCACGGTATGCACACCACTGGCACATATTGGATCGGATGGGTTTGAAACTATCCTCTTGCAGCATATTGTTGATAATTACCTTGGTCAGGGCCGGGATCTTGGTTTCAATGATTTCTTCGCGCTCTTCATCGCTGGTTTTGGAGTCGAAAAGTCCAACTTCGCGTCCATCTGTGACCAATTCCACCAATGCGGCCTGTCTCGGAAGTTCCCCGGAAGTGTGCTGGTCCATGAGCAGGTAGAGAGGAAGTTGCAGGCTGTCCGCTGAATTCTTGATCATCTCAAGGAAAGGGGTGCCGTCATGATAAATGGCCTGCGGATCATCAAGCAGCGGTCCCCAGATGGATTTATCTTCCCAGAAGGATTTGCGGGGCAGGTGCAGCCGTCCGGTCTTGTAATCCAGTACGTAACGCTCGCCAGACCGCTCATCGACCCGGTCAACGCGACCATGAATCCTGACGCTGAAATCATCCATTTCAAGTTCGGCCTGTGAATCCGATTCCAGTTCTACGATTTTGGTAGGCTTAAGGCTTTTGAGAAACAAGACCAGCCTATTTTTTCCGGCCTGCTCAAGGGATTTTTTGCTGTCATAGGCGAGGTTGGTATATAGCGAATCCCGTTCCAGCCTGAGCATGAACAGGTCCTGCAATGCCTTCACATCTAGATCCTTGCCGCAGATTTCCTTATTCAGGTGCGGTTCAATGAAGTCCTTGAGCACCGAATGGATCAGATCACCGAATCCGGCACGGTCCCCGTCCTGATCCACCGTTACACTCTCGCGAACATTGGACAGGTAGCGGAAGAAGAACAGTTTGGGGCAGCCCACATAGCAATCAATTGCTGATGGAGAGAGTCCTTTGAATTTGAGCAGGTTTTGCAGTTTATCCTGCAACGGTTCTTTAGGTATAGCCGCCGGGTTGTTTACAATTGCCCCTACCGGGAAATTGACCGCCTTGAGCGGGAAGTCTTCGCCCGGGGTGATAATTTCCTTGCGCTGCTGTTCAATTTCCCAGAGCAATTGCTCCACAAAGCGGGAACGGATTGATTTGGAATCGAGCAATCCGGGCTGCACGCCGCTCTGGTAAAAGATGCAGGATTCCTCGCTGCCCATGATCAAGCGGTAAAAGTTGTAGGTCGCGACAGATTCCCTTTCCCGAGAATCGGGCAGATCCAGCAGATGGCGTAACTGGTCAGGGAGCAGGGGATCGTAAGGATCGGTGCCGGGGAGTTTTTCATCCACGGTATCAAGGATAAAGGTGCGTTTGAAATTCAAGAGGCGGCTTTCGAGCATACCGAGTACCTGCATGCCGGAAATCGGGTCCGGTTCAAAGGAAACGCGTTGCGATGACAGCAACTGTCTGAAAATGGAAAAGCAGAGCGATTGTCCGAAAATTTCATTACTGATAGAGCTTTCGCGCAATTCTGGGATAACTTCATTCATCAGCCGGAACAGGCATTCAGAGTCGAGAAGATAGCGACTCCAAAGGGTGCCGCCGCGCTGGCGGAGCATTTCAGACATGGCCTGCAGACTGTCTGCAAGTTCTGAAAGGGTCTCGATATCCTTGAATCCGTCAATGCAGATTCGTACAGCCTCGGCCCGCAGTTCTTCTGTGGTTTCCGGGCTATCGACCAGATTGCCGTTATCGTCACTGTATACCGGCACGAAATCATTTACATCGGCATATGGTGCACCATGGCGCAGAGCATTCTCCCATTGGTGGAAGATGGTTCGCAGAGGCTGATCGCCATCCATTTCCAGCATTTTCAAGTACGGGTGGCGGATCAGGGCCAGAATGTCTTTCCAGTAGAATGTCCGACCGTTCCGGTTTTCCTGCAATTTGAGGACGGCTTCCACCAGTCCGTTCAGGGCGGAGCGTTCCAGCGGATAGCCCATACTGATGTTGATGTCCTGTTCCGGCAGATGGTGCATTACGGGCAGGAGCAGGGAAGTGTCAGGCAGGACCACGGCACAGCCTTCAACCTTTTGCGAGCAAAGCTCATCACGCATGGCAGAAAGCTGTGAATGGCGGTCGAACCCTTCAAAGAATTTCAGTTCCGGAAGTTTGCAACTTCCATTTGCCTGATGATTAGAAAAGGCCTCAGCTTTCCAGTTCTGTAGCCAGAGACGATGTTCACGCACTGCAAAATGGCCTTTACGACCTTCGGCAAGTCCGGGATCACCATGCCAGATGACCTGTAACCCCAGATTCTCCCAAAGA contains:
- a CDS encoding PD-(D/E)XK nuclease family protein; translated protein: MNNKPIQIISWKEDFIENLATTIIEDSDGDLSRVTVIVPHHRPARYLKKALAASDQLPKPCILPEIYSFSDFVSSLIPKLTSEFPRKIGKLDQVGLLFNIIEKLRSESTGMLSKMPTDLQLFFPWGTRLASLLEDLLRQDIKPRNLSMLQGEVLEWAAALLEELEIIFVRYVEELEKRGWTTSGLENRTLVENFSGLDDILKDRQLYLAGFYGVSGVEDMFFRYLWENLGLQVIWHGDPGLAEGRKGHFAVREHRLWLQNWKAEAFSNHQANGSCKLPELKFFEGFDRHSQLSAMRDELCSQKVEGCAVVLPDTSLLLPVMHHLPEQDINISMGYPLERSALNGLVEAVLKLQENRNGRTFYWKDILALIRHPYLKMLEMDGDQPLRTIFHQWENALRHGAPYADVNDFVPVYSDDNGNLVDSPETTEELRAEAVRICIDGFKDIETLSELADSLQAMSEMLRQRGGTLWSRYLLDSECLFRLMNEVIPELRESSISNEIFGQSLCFSIFRQLLSSQRVSFEPDPISGMQVLGMLESRLLNFKRTFILDTVDEKLPGTDPYDPLLPDQLRHLLDLPDSRERESVATYNFYRLIMGSEESCIFYQSGVQPGLLDSKSIRSRFVEQLLWEIEQQRKEIITPGEDFPLKAVNFPVGAIVNNPAAIPKEPLQDKLQNLLKFKGLSPSAIDCYVGCPKLFFFRYLSNVRESVTVDQDGDRAGFGDLIHSVLKDFIEPHLNKEICGKDLDVKALQDLFMLRLERDSLYTNLAYDSKKSLEQAGKNRLVLFLKSLKPTKIVELESDSQAELEMDDFSVRIHGRVDRVDERSGERYVLDYKTGRLHLPRKSFWEDKSIWGPLLDDPQAIYHDGTPFLEMIKNSADSLQLPLYLLMDQHTSGELPRQAALVELVTDGREVGLFDSKTSDEEREEIIETKIPALTKVIINNMLQEDSFKPIRSNMCQWCAYREACGS